Proteins encoded together in one Theileria parva strain Muguga chromosome 3 map unlocalized ctg_530, whole genome shotgun sequence window:
- a CDS encoding putative integral membrane protein: MFYRLIYITILIIGLIECVFGINYVDVKNYNISRGVNVFHGRFNKFGKYFMFVGDLEPITQLRFGNELIFPNDTGSNNYNLFVEMFLQFNLKLVSFYVHTFHNGLLKEVKRKVISISYDTYSYISNEEFMYKINKPILVSVDIGPKPKHPFVNKNYFSIYNMADFKYKFIYEYHAFRFDGISSPRYKFGYVYDSGHPVVVGYTKLPYIFHECYNIGIRDRNKPSMIELYVDNVQKYELRPILGKEYWFLTNHTVEILSDPVYADPIKFYRIYKKHKKGIPLITLDISELVSYEIFGIENVTGSTNSWKYTLYTHVRKCESDYRIKLIIDSEIYHRTIYIQRNEYKIFNIEVYKNNEETTMIVEYDGGEINNSMIKEWKIFNKTNEEKYKKVKRNEYKQIFKNIEECHPIKLDVTIDEEQPSLFEKKEISNKELTIHHFSINETNDFGESILNKYMFGRVYQTENFQIGNIPQEPFRKHRVMIVGDINTNKFIVRNKSTLDNLNTPQYQLFRLRI, encoded by the exons atgttttatagactgatttatattacaattcTGATAATAGGATTGATTGAATGTGTCTTCGGAATTAATTATGTCGATGTCaagaattataatatatctCGTGGAGTTAATGTGTTTCATGGgagatttaataaatttggtaaatattttatgtttgTTGGTGATTTGGAACCCATTACTCAATTAAGATTCGGAAATGAATTGATATTTCCAAATGATACAggttcaaataattataacctatttgttgaaatgtttttacaatttaacTTAAAGCTGGTATCATTTTATGTCCACACATTTCATAATGGATTATTGAAGGAAGTAAAAAGAAAAGTCATCAGCATATCTTATGACACATACAGTTATATAAGTAATGAAGAATTTATGTACAAGATCAATAAACCAATTCTAGTATCAGTTGATATAGGACCAAAACCAAAACATCCATTTGtaaacaaaaattatttttctatttacaatatggcagattttaaatacaaatttatatatgaATACCATGCTTTTAGATTTGATGGAATATCAAGCCCACGATATAAATTTGGATATGTTTATGATTCGGGACATCCTGTTGTTGTAGGTTATACAAAACTTCCATATATATTTCACGAATGTTATAATATTGGGATTAGAGATAG GAATAAACCTTCCATGATTGAACTATACGTTGATAATGTACAAAAATATGAATTGAGGCCTATATTAGGTAAAGAATATTGGTTTTTAACAAACCATACGGTTGAAATCTTATCAGATCCAGTGTATGCTGATccaataaaattttacagaatatataaaaaacataaaaaaGGAATTCCATTGATTACATTAGATATATCGGAGCTTGTTAGTTATGAGATCTTTGGGATAGAAAATGTTACAGGATCGACCAATAGCTGGAAGTACACATTGTATACTCATGTAAGAAAATGTGAAAGTGATTACAGAATCAAACTGATTATCGATTCAGAAATTTACCATAGAACCATTTATATTCAAAGAAATgaatacaaaatttttaatattgaagtatacaaaaataatgaaGAAACAACAATGATAGTGGAATATGATGGTggagaaataaataattcgATGATAAAAGAATGGAAAATATTCAACAAAACAAATGAAGAAAAGTacaaaaaagtaaaaaggaatgaatataaacaaatatttaaaaatatagaAGAATGCCATCCGATAAAACTAGATGTTACAATAGATGAAGAACAACCATCTTTATTTGAGAAGAAGGAAATATCAAACAAAGAATTGACAATACATCATTTTTCAATCAATGAAACTAATGATTTCGGAGAATCCatattgaataaatatatgtttGGGCGAGTTTATCAAACagaaaattttcaaatagGTAACATACCACAGGAACCTTTTAGAAAACACAGGGTGATGATTGTTGGAGACATAAATacgaataaatttatagtaaGGAACAAATCTACACTTGATAATTTGAACACACCACAATATCAGTTGTTCCGACtaagaatataa
- the METAP1 gene encoding Metallopeptidase family M24 family protein yields MCCILLHLIVSIPYILSLSSYNSIFGKLRNDSIAKYVINYKKLQLQHTPNDSFLFVTFNNSKNFNSHRIITYIFSNKHILNKERYITSTSPLGFSPSCPISDSNQSNRTDEIIQKLKEEVPNATIFDIWDHFSYSGHIRKGVLSGKQYPSKNIKRPNYFKTGKPTYVDYPYCNRDAKDIRGTIKNDEDIAGIKNACRIAREILDYVSSIVVEGIFTDDIDRFVHKLCAIKKVFPATLNYHGFPKSVCTSINEVACHGIPDNNLLCAGDLLKVDLTVYSDGYFGDVCETYMVMPMTKEYNKKLLKRNYMGRSERNKLIYNTVRHNNLQGCEKSIINQTSFIKSFSNAIKKYDFDINSFKLLYLIFKGDDKRFNLSQDENMSELAKKLHEEFKIVYENPEKTYNGRVFGITASELPTYTPHPKFGKAFTTVENPQIVVDLLDQNDELRFKKPYTFSYSFDRDLELMKICHEALMKAISICKPGTKIKMIGKTIEKYLKSNECISLSNLCGHGIGRNFHENPIVSHEENDSDVIMEPGMVFTIEPIVTRSDLNSFMMWPDGWTITTLDGSKTAQFEHTILITRDGHEVLTRKIPSSPSFLWERELEVLY; encoded by the exons ATGTGTTGTATTCTACTCCATCTCATTGTATCGATACCATACATTTTGAGTCTAAGTTCATATAATTCGATTTTTGGAAAATTGAGAAATGATTCCATTGcaaaatatgtaataaattataaaaaactgCAGTTACAACATACACCCAACGATTCCTTTTTATTTGTTACGTTTAATaattcaaaaaattttaattctcATAGAATAATAActtatatttttagtaaTAAACATATATTGAACAAAGAACGATATATCAC CTCTACATCTCCACTGGGATTTTCCCCTAGTTGTCCAATTTCTGATTCAAATCAATCTAACAGGACGGATGAAATCATTCAGAAATTGAAGGAAGAAGTACCTAATGCTACTATATTTGATATATGGGATCACTTTTCGTATTCCG GTCACATACGGAAGGGGGTTTTGAGTGGAAAACAGTATCCTTCCAAGAATATTAAGAGACCGAATTATTTCAAGACCGGAAAACCAACCTATGTAGACTACCCGTACTGCAATAGAGA CGCCAAAGATATTCGAGGtacaattaaaaatgatgaagatATAGCTGGAATTAAAAATGCATGTAGAATAGCTAGAGAAATACTGGATTACGTATCATCCATAGTTGTTGAGGGCATTTTCACAGACGATATCGATCGTTTTGTACACAAACTTTGCGCAATTAAGAAAGTTTTCCCGGCGACACTCAATTACCACGGTTTCCCAAAATCAGTATGCACATCTATCAACGAAGTAGCATGTCATGGGATACCCGACAACAACCTGTTGTGTGCGGGGGATCTTTTGAAGGTGGACCTAACTGTATATTCAGATGGATACTTTGGGGACGTGTGTGAGACTTACATGGTTATGCCCATGACTAAAGAATATAACAAGAAATTGTTGAAACGTAATTATATGGGTCGGTCTGAGAGaaataagttaatttataatactgttaGACACAATAATCTACAAGGGTGTGAAAAGTCTATAATTAACCAGACTTCCTTCATCAAAAGTTTTAGCAATGCAATTAAGAAGTACGATTTTGACATTAATAGTTTTAAGCTCTTATATTTAATCTTTAAGGGTGACGACAAAAGGTTCAACCTTTCTCAGGACGAAAACATGTCCGAACTTgctaaaaaattacatgAAGAGTTCAAAATTGTTTATGAAAACCCTGAAAAGACTTATAATGGTCGTGTTTTTGGTATTACAGCTTCAGAATTACCAACTTATACACCTCATCCTAAATTCGGTAAAGCCTTCACCACTGTTGAAAATCCCCAAATCGTTGTGGATCTTCTCGATCAAAATGACGAACTCAGATTTAAAAAGCCTTACACCTTTTCTTACTCTTTCGATAGGGATCTCGAGCTTATGAAAATTTGTCACGAGGCTCTCATGAAGGCCATATCCATTTGCAAACCCGGAACTAA GATCAAAATGATAGGTAAAACAATTGAAAAATACCTAAAGAGTAACGAATGTATTTCTTTATCCAATCTGTGTGGTCACGGGATAGGTAGAAACTTTCATGAAAATCCAATT gTTTCACATGAAGAAAACGATAGTGATGTAATTATGGAGCCTGGGATGGTTTTCACTATTGAACCAATCGTAACTAGGTCCGATCTTAACTCTTTCATGATGTGGCCTGACGGATGGACTATAACCACTTTGGACGGTTCAAA GACAGCCCAATTCGAGCATACAATATTGATCACTCGGGATGGCCATGAAGTTTTGACAAGAAAGATCCCCTCATCACCTTCTTTTTTGTGGGAAAGGGAATTGGAAGTACTATACTGA